Proteins found in one Streptococcus mitis genomic segment:
- the efeB gene encoding iron uptake transporter deferrochelatase/peroxidase subunit: MTEKDEKFFDKKMDRREFLKKAGIGGAGLALGLSGASAFFAPKLGTQEKISYGNEKIAFYGKHQAGISTPMQKNIYFVVLDLHTTDRDKIIQLFKDWTDYSAKLVEGELVKKDGQNALLPPSDTGETVGLNPHRLTLTFGVSASFLKKMNLESKRPQVFRDLPPFPKEQLREKYTGGDIVIQACADDEQVAFHAIRNLIRKGRNAVTLRWSQSGFAAIGDRMETPRNLFGFKDGTANPTKEKDFDRVIWADSKDWMENGSYMAVRRIQMFLETWDRTSLEEQENTFGRYKESGAPFGKKNEFDEVDLSLLPDDSHVRLAKEVDKPLLRRSYSYSDGIDEKTGQFDTGLLFISFQKDPDNFVKVQTNLGATDKMNEYITHIGSGLFACFGGVEKGGYIGQKLLEG; this comes from the coding sequence ATGACTGAAAAAGACGAAAAGTTTTTTGATAAGAAAATGGACCGTCGAGAATTTCTAAAAAAAGCAGGGATTGGAGGGGCTGGTTTAGCGCTAGGACTCTCTGGTGCTTCTGCTTTTTTCGCACCTAAGCTTGGGACTCAGGAAAAAATCTCGTACGGAAATGAAAAAATTGCTTTTTATGGCAAGCATCAAGCTGGGATTAGTACGCCCATGCAAAAGAATATCTATTTTGTTGTCTTGGATTTGCATACGACGGATAGAGATAAGATTATCCAGCTATTCAAGGATTGGACGGATTATAGTGCCAAGTTGGTTGAGGGGGAACTGGTCAAAAAAGATGGCCAGAATGCTCTCTTGCCTCCGAGCGATACTGGTGAGACAGTTGGGCTTAATCCTCATCGCTTGACGCTGACTTTTGGTGTGTCTGCCAGTTTCTTGAAAAAGATGAACTTAGAAAGCAAGCGTCCTCAAGTGTTCAGAGATTTACCGCCTTTTCCTAAAGAGCAATTACGTGAAAAATATACAGGTGGAGATATTGTGATTCAGGCTTGTGCAGATGATGAGCAAGTTGCCTTTCACGCTATTCGCAATCTCATACGTAAGGGGAGAAATGCAGTGACCCTTCGCTGGAGTCAATCTGGTTTTGCAGCTATCGGAGATCGAATGGAGACTCCGCGTAACCTCTTTGGTTTTAAAGATGGAACAGCAAATCCAACCAAGGAGAAAGATTTTGACCGCGTCATCTGGGCTGATAGTAAGGACTGGATGGAAAATGGATCTTATATGGCAGTTCGTCGGATTCAGATGTTTTTAGAGACCTGGGACCGCACTAGTCTCGAAGAACAAGAAAATACCTTTGGTCGTTACAAGGAAAGTGGTGCCCCCTTTGGTAAGAAAAATGAGTTTGATGAAGTGGATTTGAGTCTTTTGCCAGATGATTCGCATGTTCGTTTGGCTAAGGAAGTAGACAAGCCCCTTTTGCGTCGTTCTTATTCTTACTCTGATGGAATTGATGAAAAGACTGGTCAGTTTGATACAGGCTTGCTCTTCATTTCTTTCCAGAAGGATCCAGATAACTTTGTCAAGGTTCAAACCAATCTAGGTGCTACTGATAAGATGAATGAATACATCACTCACATCGGTAGTGGACTTTTTGCTTGCTTTGGTGGTGTGGAGAAGGGAGGCTACATTGGTCAGAAATTACTGGAAGGCTAA
- the efeO gene encoding iron uptake system protein EfeO encodes MKKLGFVLLSSALLLTACATNQSKPSNTSDSSKVTALSEDKQKMLDKATADYKTFVQEQIDKLLTDTEGFVKLLKEGKLEEAKKVYPLIRMSYERSEPIAESFGESDVKIDFRLADYMDENKTEEGWSGFHRIERILWEDNTTKGTESYGDQLVNDIKELKAKIATVDVDYKVMLTGAVDLLNEVATSKITGEEEIYSHTDLYDFRANIEGAEKIFQLFKPLLEKSDANLVKELEADFKSVNSLLDKHMTDKEHYKLYTDLTKEDTKELSEAVTKLGEPLSQMGKFLSGE; translated from the coding sequence ATGAAAAAACTAGGTTTTGTCCTTTTATCTTCAGCCTTGCTATTGACAGCTTGTGCTACTAACCAATCTAAGCCAAGCAATACGAGTGATTCGTCTAAGGTAACAGCCTTGTCTGAAGATAAGCAAAAAATGCTTGATAAGGCCACTGCTGACTATAAGACTTTTGTTCAAGAGCAAATTGATAAACTGTTGACAGATACGGAAGGCTTTGTCAAACTGTTGAAAGAAGGTAAGTTAGAAGAAGCCAAAAAGGTTTATCCATTGATTCGTATGTCCTATGAGCGTTCAGAACCGATTGCCGAGAGTTTTGGTGAGTCAGATGTCAAGATTGACTTCCGTTTGGCAGACTACATGGATGAAAACAAGACAGAAGAAGGCTGGTCAGGCTTCCACCGTATCGAGCGTATCCTTTGGGAAGACAATACAACTAAAGGAACTGAAAGCTATGGCGATCAGTTGGTCAATGATATCAAGGAATTGAAAGCCAAGATTGCAACTGTAGATGTGGACTACAAGGTTATGTTGACTGGAGCAGTTGACTTGCTTAACGAAGTTGCAACAAGCAAGATTACAGGTGAAGAGGAAATTTATTCTCATACAGACTTGTATGACTTCCGTGCCAATATTGAGGGAGCTGAGAAGATTTTCCAACTCTTTAAACCTTTACTTGAAAAATCAGACGCTAACCTAGTTAAAGAATTGGAAGCAGATTTCAAGTCTGTTAATAGCTTGTTGGACAAACACATGACAGATAAGGAACACTACAAACTCTATACTGATTTGACAAAAGAAGATACCAAAGAATTGTCAGAAGCTGTGACAAAACTTGGTGAACCTCTATCACAAATGGGTAAATTTCTTAGTGGAGAATAA